Part of the Brassica oleracea var. oleracea cultivar TO1000 chromosome C8, BOL, whole genome shotgun sequence genome is shown below.
TGGTCGTGCAAGGAGTTGCGGTGGCTGGATGCAAAAAAAGAGGTGCGGCGGTGCAAGGAGTTGCGGCAGCGGCAGTGGAGAAGTTGCGGCATTGGTGGTGCAAGGAGTTGGGGGAGAGGCGATGAAGGAGTTGCGGCAGTGGCGGTGAAAGATGTGCGGACAGTGGTGGTGCAAAGATTTGCGGCCGTTGCAGTGGAACCATGAGTTTCAAGGTGGTTATTTTGCACAAGAAAATAGATCTGAAAAGAAAAAAGAGAAAGACTAGGAAGAAGGAAAGAAAAGATATGAATTAAATAGATAGTGCTGACAACTCTTTTCCACCATTCGTTTGATATATAGATAAAATTAAAGACGATTAATAAAAAATAGTTTTATGCTAAAACACAACCATTTTATCGAGAAACTTTTTTTCATTACACGTTTGAGTTGATCAAATTAAAACAAAAAATATATATATATTGTTGATTACAAAACTATAAATATAGTTAGATCGATAAATCTATTTAATCACTAAACCAAAAAAACTATTTATATGTCTATTTGTTTTTAAGATTGGAGACGATAATTCAATTATTCTAAAGGTCATTTTAAAAAAAATCAGTTATCAATTAAATTAATTTTTACATCAAAATTTGAATGAACAAGATAAAAGACTATTTTGATCATATCTAAAGTTTAAATAACTTTTATTCGTGTAGCTTACTTTCTTGAATATAAATTTTTCAGTTATAGAAATTAAATAATATTAGTACACATAATTTTAGTTCGTTCATAATAAATAAAACAAAACAAAAAAATAATTTAACTACCATAATATATTTGTGTAATCGGTTCATTGTATATTTAAGGTATATTTAAATTCTTATGAAACCAAAACTTAATTTAAAATTATAGAAAACAATATAACCTCCATTAGTACACTTTAGTATAGACTCAAATTTTTGTAAAATGAAACAACATAAAGATCATTTAAAGTGCTTACAGTGTATCAATACCACAACTTTTTAATATAGAAACAACTATTTAAAAAAAAACATAAACAAGTATTTTAAACAAGAAAAATATATCGTTTTACATATAATTTTTCCTGGCCTAAAACTTTATAAAAGAAAAAATTCATTACCTTACGCATTTCTTGCGAATAAAATCATAAAACACAAACTATAGAATTATACAAAAAATAATAATCTAAATTTACCGCTCGCATAGGGGGCTGATCGTGTGTGTGACACATATGACATATACATGAGCATGCAATATACATTACATACACGTAACTATAAATATAAAACATGTGTATATATATATAAAGCTTACATGTACGTATTTGTTAATGTAGAATAAAGAAACGTACACATATACTCCTTAATTATGATTTTTTCCAAAGTAAATAGCGTTATGATACTTTCTTCATGCAGTCAGAAGAAAATGACACCAGCTATTACTCTTACAAAGTTGATTAACTCATTAAATTATATCAAAGTTTATAATTTCATTAATTAAATTAGAAACGATTTAAATATTTTCTTATGAATAATGACATTTGAGATCATTTTTTAACAAATAAACAGATCATTAAACGACACCACTTTTTAGAAAACAGAGAAGTTTATTAGGAGTATTTTCAAGTCAACACATTCTACATGAAAGAATAAAGAAAACATTATTGTAAAATTAAACTTAAAAATGCTCATTAATCAAATGACTAATGCAAAGGATGGATGATTTATTAATTAGGTTAGACAACGTCCATTGTAGAACGCACCCTCATGTCACATCTCTACATGTCGCTCTTCTAACACACAAATATATACTCATCTTGTCACTTTCTCTGATTATATCACATGTCAATTATGGCACATATGAATTACTACTAGTAATAGAATTTGAATATCATTAAATGCATGGATGGGAACAGGCCATATCATAATCGCAGTAACTGAAACCATGGCTGAAGAAACTAAATCGTACGTATAATATACAACACATATTTAACGACTTTTCTATTGGTTATACTGGTTAGAAAGTTGATATAAAGATAAGGAACATTATCTCCGGATTCTTAGATTACGTGTTACACAAACAAGAAACAGACACATTAATGAAACAAAGATTCAGACAACAAGGGCTATATTGTGCTCCTATCATTTTAATGACATTATCCTCACGAAATCATTATAATACGAAGATTATATTATTTGAATTAAATTTCCGTTTTAAAAACCCTAAAACTGCAACAACTTTGAGTGTCCAGAAGAAGCATAAACAGATCCATTATCCAACAATTAACGGTTTTAAAACCCTAATATCATTCTAAGAATTAAAAAGAGTTGCGTTGCATTATGTCAGATTTCCTTCATGATCTTGGGTTGGGAAAGAATTGTGTACCGGCCATGAAAGTGTTGATCGGAGTTGGATAAAGAGCGGCTGGATCAGTGTAAGCCGCGGAGGAGCCGCCAATACCACCGGCGTTTGGAGTGGAAGAAGAAGCGGTTGCAACGGTCACAGATCCAGCTGTTATGAGATTCATCTGCTGAGCTCCTCCGCCACCAGAAGAGCTCTCACCAACGTTGTAGCTACCGCCACCAATACTTCCAGGACCGTTGTCGTAGAGAATGCCTTTAAAAACGTGACCACCGATGCTTACGGCTGTTTGGTAAGCAAACTCTTCTTCTCCGTCTTCCACGGAGCTCACTCGCACACATCTAAACACTGCCGGTGAGCTCACCTCCGCTGGGAAATCTCCAACCTCCAAACCTAAATTATATTAAAAAAATTACATTAAAACAAAGTAAAAGTTTTTATTAGAGATTAATCGCATGTTTGATTATTAAATAGGAGTATATAATAAAAAATTAGTATTCATATATTCTTTGAAAATTTCAGTCACAAGAAAAAAAATATTCATCGAAAATTCAGGTCACGGAAAAGAAGGTGCAGGGAATTAAAGAAAGAATACAGATTTCAACATCGATGAGAACAGCTTCTTCCTGTCAATCTAATCGTCAGTGTTTACTCCAAAACAGTATTTTCATAAATCAAAACTAAATTACAAATATTTATACGTTTGTATATAAACTTATCTCTTTCAAGAAAACCTATACAAATAGGGTTTTATTTGGTTTTGAAGGCTGATCCCAATCGTTAACTTCAAATTATAACAAATGCAATATTGCATTTCATTATTTCCTTAAATATCTAATAATTTACTGATATTTATATTCTATATAGTATAGTATACCTGAAGCGTTGTGATAAGTAGGTACACGAGTGCAGACAAGAGACGAAGAAGTTGCCGGTAAATTTTCCCGTAGGCGTTTCGGTACGCCGCTATCACCGCGTGGCAGGTGCGTTTGAGGCTGAACCGTGCCTAACTGCTGTTGTCTCTCACGGCGTTTGGCGGCAGGAACCCACGTGCTCCTCACGTGAGTAGGACACTGGAAGCCACGGCTCTTGCAGCAAGTTCGACACCTAACGTGAGCGCAGTCTTTCTTGGCCTGATTCCCACAGTCTTGACAGCTCACACCGGTTCCTCCTCCTCCGCCGCTTCCGCCACTCCGCATCATCATGAGTGCCGCCGCAGCCGTTCCTCCGGCGCCGGCGTTTGAAGTTTCGCCGGAGATATTGAATTGGCTATGGCTGCTTGGTCCTACTCCTAAACCAGCGGCGGAGGAGTATAGATCCAACCTTTGCTGATGCTGTTGATGCTGGAACATGATTTCTTGCTGGTTGTGGTTTTGCCATAGCTCAAGTGTGCCTAAAGCAGCAGCGTTTGAAGAGGAAGGAGCGTTTGCGTTTGCGTTGACGTTAGGGTTTCTGTACCAAAGCCAAGACTCAGATACAGGCGGAGGAGGATTCGTGTTGGTCCTGTGTTCTTCTTGACCGTTTCCTCCTCCGCCTCTGCCTCCTCCACCGTCTAACGAGAAAAAACCCGCCATTCACCGGCAACACCACCACAACCACTACCCATACCACCGCTCTCCAATCAGATATTTAGAAAAAAAATGAAACAAAAAGACTCTCGCTCTAGATCTTTTTAACTTTCTCGCTTAGATCTTTGAGACTATAGGGGAGAGAGGAAATCTAGGGTTTAGGTAGAGAGTTCATTCTCTCCGGGTTTGTAGTGTTATTGACATTGAAGTTGAGTACAGCTTTTTAAGGGTGTGGTAAAAAGGCAAGCTCGTTTGTCGGTACGAGAGAAGAGAGAGTATTTAAGAAACACACAGAGAGAAAGAAGAAGGGGAAGAAAGAGAGAGATCAGAGAGAGGGTTTCATGGCCTTTCTCGCGCTCTGCAACGCCGCCATAACCTTAATATCTCTCTCTCCACTCTGCTCCTCTAATTTAATTCTCTGTCTCCTCCTCTCTTTTCTTTGTTTTCTAGATTTTGCAAAACATCTTTTTTCTTTATTTTTGTGTGACACCTCTCACTAGTCACTTCAAAATTGCCACACCCGGTAGAACATTAATCTCTTATCGTTGATCGTTTATGATCCAGCGGCTATTATTTTGTCACGTCGGCACCAATGGTATTTTTCTTCTTTGTCGTTTCTTCCCGGAAACCCGTTGTTTCTTTCCCCTTTTCTCTTACATTTTGCAAATTTTTATATGTTTTGTTTTGTTAAAATGAACTAGCTAATTATCCTTAAAAGGAGTAAAATTTTAAAATGATGTTCATCCCATGAATTCTAAAAATATTATTTATAAAAATTTCAAACTTGATAATCTAAAAGCATGTTCATCCCAGAAATTTAAAAGAACTAGTATCTTATATTTTAAAACAAATAATAATAATAATAAGCATGTGAAAATAGTGAAAGGTTTTCGTTTGAGAACTTTTAAAATACTGGTGAGACTTTCAAATGACATATGTCATTCATTTAAATAATATTTATATATATTTATATCATTACACTATTATTTCTTTTCTTAGAAACTTTAACTGTTTTTAGCAATGAGGCCGTCCTAAAACTAAATGTATTTCAACTATCTAATAAAAATTAACATATTTTACCAGCTAATTATTAAATATTAGATGAACAACTCAAAATTAATATTTTCTATGTTTTATTTTGGCTTATTTTTTTTAAAAAAAATTTATATTAGAGTGTTCTTAGTCTAATAATTTATCATTTAAGTTTCTCAAATTTGAGATAGCCAATTAATTTTAATTATATATTATGAAAACCCATTTAGTTCCTACTAATGACAAGCTCCTATGGTGTCAGAAATCTATTTTTGACTATCCTAAGATAGTTTTATGATTTTAAATAAAGATAGTTCTATATTCTGTGACCTATTAGTTAGACCTCCTAACCATGATCTAGAACTAAGTACGAAACTATGTCAAAAGCCCCTTATTTTAGAGCAAATGTGAGATCTGTTTTTTTTTTCTAACGGCTTAGCACATGTGAGATCATTGGTAATCAAACCTTTCAAAACGATTATTAGTGGACGAGGTAGAGCATATACTAACAATGAGGGTTAGTTAAATCAAGGTTTCGAAAATCCTCAGCAAGAAGACAAACATGTGGACTAAATAAGTCACTATTTATTTCAAAATGGCAATATATTGATTATTATTATTATTATATTGTTCTGATTATCCATATGCCCATAATCTTTTGAAGATATCAATTTAGGTGCAGATTTGCACCTGTGGCTTAAATTGAGTGTATAAAGTTTTAGCTGGAAAGCAAATGCTTTTGTCCATGTTTCCGAGGAAACAAAACTACTAGTATGCACACATTTATGTAATAAATTAAAAAATGCACCCTCTCTTGTAGAGACAAACGGACGATTCTATTGAGGTGCGGGTGCCCAATGTTCCGCATTATCTTTGTATGAATACACAGTCATATACAGACAAACACATGCCTCTATGCCCGTGCCGTGATCATCATGCTTCCTAATTAATTAATCATTGTAATTATAAATTCTTGAATTGCCTGAGAATAACGGCACGAACAATTATGTTGCGATAAATCAAAATATAGAGAAATAAGCAGGTATGAGAGTCATGTAAACAGAAGTTAAATTGAAGATGGGACATTTAAAGCATTGTTTAAGTGGAGAGAGTTGACTAATTGGGAAGGGTAAAGCGTAAACTTTACGAATATTATACTCAAAAATGAGAACTGAGTGAATAGTTTCATTACGGGCTAAAAGCACCGACTCGCAGCCCTAAGTCCACGAGGTTCATAGCGTAGTTTAAGAACCAGTTCTTCAATTACGGTAAAAACTTCGCCCTTAACAATCTCCAATAATCATCTTCTAAGCTTCGGTGATTTATTTACAATCATTTAAAGCTGTACAATCAACGAATTACTGTTCTCGTTAAAATAATTTGAAATATCAAAGGTCAAAGTCCGATTGATTTTCTAGAGAGATATTAATATGGATGACTTATCTAGGCTCCGATAGTTTACTCATGGAACTGTGGAAAACATAGTCAAGTCGTGAAAAAATTAATTAAACTGCAAAAAAAAATTTAAATAGCGGAATGGTGGAATACATACTAGATTGATTAAAATATTTTATTAAATAAAAAAAAATATCAATAATTAAAATAATTACTACAAAATTTTGAAAATAAGTAAAATCTATTTAAAATACTTTACTTGGTATTACAAATATTTAGCTTATTTTTCAATACAATTTTAATAATAAATTGACATCTTATAATATTATAAAATTATAGTATATTTTTATTTACAGCACAACTATTTATCATTACAAATTATTTTGCTATTTTTTAAAATTTAAAAAGGTATTATCATATAATTTAACAATATGAAAGTGTTGATTTAGTCAATAATCAACTAAAACTCACTTTTCCGCTTAATGAAATTTTTCTTTCATATTTTGTCCGCAAATTTTTTTTTTCCATTCCACAACATTTTTGTGATTGGTAAAATATTTGCGTAATCGCATCTCAAATGTGATTCCACCATTTGCAGGGTTGCTAATCAAAGCCCTAGTTTCACTTTTTCCAATGAAATCTAAATTATATTTATATTTTCGTTTAATTAAGAGAATCTCCAATATAATTTTGAATATGAAGTTTTTAGTAAAATTTCAAATATGAAGAATCACTATTTAAAATTTAAAATTTAAATTTCATATTTTTATTTACATGTTAATCTTTACAATAACATATCAAATTTATGATTTTAAATATTTGTCCGTTTATTGTTTCATTCTTAAAAAACATATATTTTAAAAATATATTAAGTTTATTAAGTTTACACATAAACTAAATAAAAACTAAAATAACTAAAATAAGATTTAAAATTTTTTAAACTAGACTTAAATAACAACAATATTACAAAAAAAAACTTAACAAATGCACTAGTTGATCATATGAAAGCATTACGGAAATAATTTTATAGAATAATATAATATTTTACTTGTAATTTAATATTTAATTATTTATTTCTATTTAAAATTTTAAATTTTAGTGTAACATTCTATTAATTAATATTGCTATAATATTTTATATATGTGATAATTATTTATAGAGTTTTATGTATTTAAATTAATTATGATGAATTTAAAAATCATAATAAATATAATTTTAAAGTTAGATTTGAAGTTTTGTTTTTAGAAAATAACATATTTAAACTTCAAATATATAGTTTTTCAAACTTCAATATAGTGTGTTTAGATGCTCTAAGCAACATCAACTTAATTTCCAACGAATAACTTGTAATTAATACAATACATATAGATACATCTTTGGTTTTTCCTATTTAAATTTGAAGTAGTAATGATAAATTATAAATTTTGAAAATTAAAAATATTTATTTAATTTTACTACTTTAATATTATAGAAAATAGATAATCACGTAAAATTATATATATATTGAATTTTAAAATATTTTAAATATAGGGTTTTTTGCAAATATGACTCAAAAGTCAAAGTCAAACACAAAACTAACCTGTGATTTTTTTGTACTTTTATTTGTCATATTCACCCCAAAAGTTCGGATTATTTACGAAAATACCATTATTGTTTTATTTTCTTTTTCAAAAATAATTTTTTTACTCTCTCATCCTCATCTTCATCAAGTATTTACAATATTGTCATTGTCATCAATAAACCAACTACCATGAACAACCAATTTGAAGCTCTTAATGCACTTAAAAATCAATTTTGACTCTTTCTATCTCATTTCTTATGAACTAAAAACAACATCTCTTTTACTTTCTCTCTATATTCATCCAAAAAACTAAAGATTTTAATTCTAAAATTTTTAAGATTCATAGAACCATTCAAACTCATGATTCGTGGTCATTAACAAGTAGGTTGCTTTGGTGGTGAAGTATTGTGTGGTTGGAGAAGCTAAACAAGTTATCACACTGGTTAAAGCTATGAAATGAATTTTTTTTCCAGATATGTCCGTCAGAAGACTTCTTCTCGTCGGAGAATACTTACACGGAAGTCTTCTGGTCAATGCATAGGTTAGTTTCACAATTGACTTTATGTGTGTCTTTTAGAGACAACTTCTCTGGAAGTCTTTCGGTTTTCTTTGTTTTCAAAAAGATTAGAGAAAACTTCTCGGTAAGTCGTCTAGAAAAAACATGTTAGTTTTGAATTTGACCGGATTGTGTCAGAAATTTGATTTTCCCTAGACGACTTATACGGAAGTCGTCCAACAGAAAATAAAAATAAAATATTTAACTTTTACTAGACAACTTCCAAATAAGTCGTTTTAGGTTACTTTTGCAATTGAAAAATAAATTTAAATATTTAATTTTATTCTGACGACTTCCATGTAAGTCTTCTAGTAGATGACTTACACAGAAGTCTTCCAGGATTTCTTAGTTATTACAGAAGACTTCCGTGTAAGTCGTGTGCCGGAAGACTTACATGGAAGTCGTCCGGATAAAATTAAATATCTAAATTTTATTTTTTAATTGGAAAAGTAACCTGAAATGACTTACATGGAAGTCATTTAGAAAAAAATATTTAAATTTTATTTTTCTGTAGGACGACTTTCGTGTAAGTCGTCTAGGAAAAATTAAATTTCTAACACAATCAGGTCAAATCCAAAACTAACATGTTTATCCTAGACGTCTTCCATGTAAGTCGTCTCGGAAAAGTCAAATTTCTCACACATAAAGTCAATTGCAAAACTAACATACGAATTGACTAAAAGACTTTCGTGTAAGTCTTCCGGACGACTTTCGTGTAAGTCTTCCGGACGATTTTCGTGGAAGTCGTATACGTCAACGTTTAATAAAAATTTATTTTCTCTAAAACACTAAAGACTTTTTAACATTTTCCTTTTAATTCGTGTATATTAATCAATATTGGAGATTCTGAATGAAATTCATAATTTAATTGGTGATAATTATGAGGTTAACAACATTCATGCTTATTAATGTTTGTAACATAAGTCTTCTCCGTTAGTTTTTGTCAAACTTGTATTTTCAACTTTAAGTTATATATTTTCTAACTTTCAAAAGTGTTAAGTAACTTCAGGAATATCAAGTTATAAAGTTTAATGTGTCTTCTTAGATCATAAGATATGCTTTGAACTTTCAAGAAATTTTAAATTTTAATTTTCATTTAAAATTTGAGTTTTCCGCTTAAATTTCCCCCTTATATTTAAATTTTACGTTTGAAATTTAAGTCTTCCGAAATTTTTTTTGAGAAGAAGTCTTCCGGAAGACTTCACAGAAGACTTCTAGTGAAACTGTTATAGGTTTGAACTAATGTAATGTTTGATCTTTTGTGAATTTGACTAATTTTTCTTGAGAAGTTTTCTCCATTAGTTGTAGTAAATTTGACTAATTTTTTGTGTTATTGTGTTTAACATAGAAAAACTTCAAAAATAAGGTAAGAGCTTTAAGCAACCAAAAGAGTTTTCAAAAGATAAGAGCTTTAAGCAACAATAGGTTACCAAATAAGAAAATATAATTTATAGATCTACTTTTAAATGAGTGGAAGATGAAAATCATGTAATGAAAAACCTACAAAAACAAAATAAATCAGTGAGAAGACATGAAATAACTATAAATTGATATAAAGTTTGATGTTCTTAAGTTCAAAGAGATTAGAGAGAGGTTGGAGAGTCTTTGAATGAGAAACATTATATTTTTGTTGCAGTCATTTGAGAGAAAAAGAGAAAATGTGTAAATTTCTTTATAAAGGGAGGCAAAAATTCCTAAAAGGTTAAAAAAACTCGATTGAGAAGACTTCCTAAAAGACTTACTTAAAAGTCTTATAGAAAGTAAAATATTTTTACCGGGAGTTGGAAGATTTTCAAGAAAGTCTTCTAACTGATAAAATACTAATCACCAAAAGACTTCCTCGAAGTCGTCTGGACCCTAAATATAAATCATAAACTCACATAACTAATTAAATAGAAATAAACACTTCATTAAACTTAAAAAGTGTTTAATATACGCAAAACTAAACATATTTATGTCAAAATTTAATTTTTCAAAAAAATGTTAAGCTTCCAAAATCTATCCCTAAGAATACATACAGTACTACAACATATGTTGTCAAACCCTAAACCAAAGAATATCATGACTCACTACTTTCACTCATTTATGTTGAAAACAATTCCATTTTATTATATTTTAATTTATATCACTTACAACTGTTTATAGTTACTTGATTTCAATTTTTCTCCTATCAAAATATTTTTTTACAAAATTTATAAATTATTTTTAAAATCTACTATATGAGAAGACTTATTGGAAGTCTTCCTGAAGACTTACAGAATCTCAGAAGACTTACAAAATATAAGAACACTTTACGGGGTAATATTCGTAAAAATGAATTATGGTTTTTTGTTTGGTCATAAAGGGCTTGTTGTAATTTCACTGGCCTTTTGGGTTACTTTTGCATTTGATTCAAGTTTGAGATATTTTTGGGGTTAAAATCAAGTTTTAAGTCATATTTAGCAAATTCTCCTTAAATATATATATGTGAAAAAATGATATATATATATATATATATATTTTTTAAAAAAGTTAAAGGATAATTTTTGTAGTCCTTTTTTAGGAAGTAAAAACAGTATTATTTGTTAGAAAAATGTTATTGGCTCAGCGTTATGCTATCCTAAGACTATTCTGCCACCAAAATACAACTGTATACTATAATTATTTAAACTATAATAATCGATCGTTTTTTTCAATTTGAGACAATGGTTTTTATTCCTTTATTATCAAATTAGATTTATGGATTTGTATATCCCTCGTAAGATAGTTTTATACTTTTGGTGGATTAATTTTCTAATATAATGAAAGATTTATGGATTTGTATATCCCTCGTAAGATAGTTTTATACTTTTCGTGGACTAATTTTCTAATATAATGAAAGCGTTGACAACGTACGAATTCAATGCATGAATCCATAGCAGAAAATATTCGACTAAAATATTAACAGACGCAGGATCAATTAATTCAAGGGGGTTGTGATAGATCATTACAATCGAGACAATGACCTTTTTATCTCCCGTAGTCTATTCTTTATATTTGATACATTACAAATCTATTAATGTCAAATGCTAGTAGTATTAAACATCATTTCTAAATAATAGTTTCAGGCAGAACTAACACGTAAAATAATTAACTGAGTTTCAAGTTGTAGTAGAGATAGTTGGAACTGAAGAAGCCTATGAGTCATCTGAAGTAGATTTGGACTACTTAAGATGTTATAAAGACATTCATGCGCGCGCGTGTGTGTGTATATACCAAAAAATGAAAATATACTACATGACAACATATTGATCGTTTGAACAAATACGTGTATATATATACTTAATAATAATGTGTAGAACACAGACGGAATGTAGCATAAGGAAAAGAGAGATAAGACTTTCGCGACCTCTCTCCTATAAGCGTTTCCATTCCAACGACTCCGTAATTTTTCTCCATAACTCGCTCCATCTTTTTCGCATTCGTCTCTATTGTTTCATTTATTTATTTATATATCATACTGCGCTTACAACTCAGTTCTCCAGGCTATTTTTCTCTTAATTAATACTCAAAACTCAACAAAAGTTTTTCAGTGCCTCAAATAATTTTTAAATGCATGGAGCATTTAAATATACCTGGCTTAAGTCCACATTATACAATAGTACTCCAGACCAAATTCCAGAATAATTCATGTGATTTTACATAGAAGTTGGATACATATAATGCGTTTATACTGAAACACCTAATTTAAGTCGTGTTATAAATATTTGATTAATTCTTCAATTCTAGAAAAAATGTTTAGACTACTAAATTATTATGAATTGGTTATGTTAGTTTGAACGCAGAGTTTGATTAAAATACAAATTGGATACATGCACATATGTTAATTACAAGAAAGAAAATGAAAGAGTTAGTTAATGCACAATAGACCTTTTACTATTTGAATCAACATAGATTTAAAGTCATTTTTACGATAAAGGAACAGCTCGTTCCGTTCATTTTTGTAGTTATACATATTAAAACATAATAAATATCTCTAGTAAAATATACTATTTATTTTTATTATACATTTTAAATAATTATCAATCGATAATATTTAATCAGTTCAATATTCCAATTAATATTCTTAAAAGCTTACAAATTGTTAATATTAATCAATGAAATGTATTTAAAATCGAGAAAACTATTTTTGTAAAATAAAGCGGAGTCTATAAAATTATCTTTCAAGAAACTGATGAATTAGACTATATTTCTAAAATAATTGATAAACAAATTATATTTCTACATTATACTACTAGTAGTAGTAGTAGTAAATAAAAATGGACAAACTAAATTAGGCTTATTTAATAGAGAAGGATGGGAATCAGAGTTGACGTGGAGGGGAAAAAGAGAGGGAGTGAATGATAAGAAGAGTGAGTCCCCAGAAAAAGGTTAGAAGCCACAGAGTCTTGTCTCTTCTCGAGCCCTGTGTTGTGTAACTTGTCTACCTCCTTTTATGTTCTTTTAATTCTTAATATTAATTCTCACAAGTATACGTATGTGCCACAATCGATATGCCTCTACTCGCTAGAATAAAAGTTACTCATGAATTGTGAGATTTTCGTGAATCTAATTTAGGGTTTAGGTTACTCAACCTATTATTCCAATCAACGAAATAGTTATTCGTTGAAACCAAAGATACCAACATATTTCTAAATAACAATGCACGATATTTTACATTATATTTTACCAAAAGATATTTTACATTATATTCTTATGTGAAGCATTTATTTAAGTGTAGAGAGAGATTTTGGAGTATAGTGTTTGGTGGCCTCTCTTCACTGCTACTTAACAGATCTTTCTTACAGAGATAGGGAGATAACAGT
Proteins encoded:
- the LOC106310145 gene encoding protein SHI RELATED SEQUENCE 1-like, translating into MAGFFSLDGGGGRGGGGNGQEEHRTNTNPPPPVSESWLWYRNPNVNANANAPSSSNAAALGTLELWQNHNQQEIMFQHQQHQQRLDLYSSAAGLGVGPSSHSQFNISGETSNAGAGGTAAAALMMMRSGGSGGGGGTGVSCQDCGNQAKKDCAHVRCRTCCKSRGFQCPTHVRSTWVPAAKRRERQQQLGTVQPQTHLPRGDSGVPKRLRENLPATSSSLVCTRVPTYHNASGLEVGDFPAEVSSPAVFRCVRVSSVEDGEEEFAYQTAVSIGGHVFKGILYDNGPGSIGGGSYNVGESSSGGGGAQQMNLITAGSVTVATASSSTPNAGGIGGSSAAYTDPAALYPTPINTFMAGTQFFPNPRS